The Desulfosoma caldarium genome has a window encoding:
- a CDS encoding integration host factor subunit alpha has product MTLTKAQIVDNLFAENVFTKAESAQIVETLFEIIKQTLEDGEDVLISGFGKFSVKQKNQRRGRNPQTGDPIQLPPRRVVTFKCSGVLRDRINHGG; this is encoded by the coding sequence ATGACTTTGACCAAAGCGCAGATCGTCGACAACCTCTTTGCCGAAAACGTGTTCACCAAGGCCGAATCCGCTCAAATTGTGGAGACACTTTTTGAGATTATCAAACAGACCCTGGAAGACGGAGAGGACGTGCTCATCAGCGGATTTGGTAAATTTAGTGTGAAGCAGAAGAATCAGCGTCGCGGGCGCAACCCGCAAACCGGCGATCCCATTCAGTTGCCTCCGCGCCGCGTGGTGACCTTCAAGTGTTCCGGGGTTCTGCGCGACCGCATCAACCATGGTGGGTGA
- the queD gene encoding 6-carboxytetrahydropterin synthase QueD: protein MYEVKVMADFAAAHNLRNFRGRCENLHGHNWKVEVTVRGDRLEESGVLVDFGEVKDALRKALHQLDHQYLNDLTYFQDKNPSSELIARYLFETLSAVIDGPHRRVHSVSAWESKDSCATYYGER, encoded by the coding sequence ATGTATGAAGTCAAGGTGATGGCGGATTTTGCCGCGGCGCATAACCTGCGCAATTTTCGAGGGCGGTGTGAGAACCTTCACGGCCACAACTGGAAAGTGGAAGTGACGGTGCGAGGAGACCGCTTGGAAGAAAGCGGCGTGCTTGTGGATTTCGGCGAAGTCAAGGACGCGTTGCGAAAGGCTCTGCATCAGCTGGACCATCAATATCTGAACGATCTTACCTATTTTCAGGACAAAAATCCTTCATCAGAACTTATTGCTCGGTATCTCTTTGAAACCCTTTCGGCCGTCATAGACGGTCCGCACCGGCGAGTGCACAGTGTGTCCGCATGGGAGTCCAAGGATTCATGTGCCACATACTACGGTGAGCGCTAG
- a CDS encoding DUF2333 family protein — protein MSRCARTPSAPSRCATGKRVRPLSLGVLLIGAVFFMAANALALQKHTLEGASSTPSQAPSVKAAPEPSSQQAPAGTPSTEEHKAPSSHPTLEVKPVPSGPTLHAPASTPGGKEAAPGAKVELHPPALPGHAGEEKGEEHGVVLPEISPIPGVTFVETMIKLMEHELKGRFLGWRPNDLILGRFTDNINNYQLGVLEAMRFTTLRLKDSLTRMGEADTYDRDLEDALNLFMNKATLFWFPSAETSYSEAVDHLKKFLEKLKTGRRSFYYRVDNLLSLLKSYGDLLGNVNKSLIIDRYPDGSSVSWFDVDDYFYYAKGVAHVMYEILKVCRVGFYEQLVTLDAVDIMDEILHELHRAEQMDPWLVLDGDLGGFLANHRANLNAPLSEVAHLITIVTRF, from the coding sequence ATGAGCCGATGCGCACGGACCCCTTCCGCCCCTTCGCGCTGTGCGACGGGAAAACGGGTGAGACCTTTGAGCCTTGGAGTTTTGTTGATCGGCGCAGTGTTTTTCATGGCCGCAAACGCCTTGGCGCTGCAAAAGCACACCTTGGAAGGCGCTTCGTCGACCCCGTCTCAGGCTCCCTCCGTCAAGGCGGCTCCCGAGCCTTCTTCGCAGCAGGCGCCAGCAGGGACCCCTTCGACGGAAGAGCACAAAGCGCCTTCGTCACATCCTACCCTGGAAGTGAAGCCGGTCCCTTCAGGACCGACGCTCCATGCGCCGGCATCCACGCCAGGAGGCAAAGAAGCCGCGCCTGGAGCCAAGGTAGAGCTTCACCCGCCGGCTCTTCCCGGACATGCTGGAGAGGAAAAGGGCGAAGAACACGGCGTGGTGCTCCCTGAGATTTCACCGATACCCGGCGTGACCTTTGTGGAAACCATGATCAAGCTCATGGAGCATGAACTGAAGGGCCGTTTTTTGGGATGGCGCCCCAACGACCTGATTTTGGGCCGGTTTACCGACAACATCAACAACTACCAACTAGGTGTTCTAGAAGCCATGCGTTTCACCACCTTGCGCCTCAAAGACAGCCTAACCCGCATGGGCGAAGCGGACACCTATGATCGAGACCTGGAAGACGCCTTGAATCTTTTCATGAACAAGGCCACGCTCTTTTGGTTTCCTTCGGCGGAGACCTCCTACAGCGAGGCCGTGGATCACCTCAAGAAATTCTTGGAAAAGCTCAAAACCGGCCGGCGCAGCTTCTACTACCGTGTGGACAACCTGTTGTCGCTCTTGAAGTCCTATGGCGACCTTCTAGGCAACGTGAACAAGAGCCTCATCATCGATCGGTATCCTGACGGAAGCTCGGTGAGTTGGTTTGATGTGGACGACTACTTTTATTACGCCAAAGGGGTCGCCCATGTGATGTATGAAATTCTCAAGGTGTGCCGTGTGGGATTTTACGAACAGCTGGTGACTCTGGATGCCGTGGATATTATGGATGAAATTCTTCATGAATTGCATCGGGCGGAACAGATGGATCCATGGCTGGTTTTGGATGGAGACCTGGGCGGGTTTCTCGCCAACCATCGAGCCAATCTCAACGCCCCCTTGTCCGAGGTGGCGCACCTGATCACCATCGTGACTCGATTCTAA
- a CDS encoding M48 family metallopeptidase produces the protein MYGQILSFIVALTLFSLHEPGHETLRPPVKTLSLTVAVFAAFFLLCAVFFGRLQASLKKGATPGRVYARFIKLQSHLTVLALGFLAVQVFVFNIKDFFQWIPGFARSTTLSGLVGLVLFLLHLAAIWFWAYPLHRRLTGSMVSRRAYVQGQFGFYTALLLPWFFIALLLDALQWVPLPPFFASDLGHLVLFGAVFALFLCLAPPIIVRLWRCSSVPASPLRDRLEAFCQSQNFRLGDFLLWPPRGGEHLSAAVLGILPRFRYILITRGLLQLLNEQELKAVVAHEMGHVKRFHALFYLSLFLAYAAASYALHDMILLMILREKWALHWALSQDTFYRNLFSLLYSLPVLAVLVLYFRYLFGYFMRNCERQADLFALKTLGDPYPLVSSLQKIAFHSGQIDNVPSWHHYSIRERVHMLLAAAENPELMAAHNRKLWRSAAVFFLALTLLIHGAIQFRYSNKAQAWRQEIQLHILEAELQLDKKKPELYMAYSALLLQRQRYHHARLILEEGLRLAPNHSGILNNLAWLYATAPPPYRHPSRALELALRAAAIQPDPYVLDTLAEAYYVNGRYAEALETIRRAIAQKPERLRYYVEQEEKFKDALKKVPP, from the coding sequence ATGTACGGACAGATCCTCTCGTTCATCGTGGCGCTTACCCTTTTTTCCTTGCACGAACCCGGCCATGAAACCCTGCGCCCTCCCGTGAAAACCCTGTCCTTGACCGTCGCCGTCTTTGCCGCCTTTTTCCTGCTGTGCGCGGTGTTTTTCGGGCGCCTACAGGCGTCCCTGAAAAAAGGCGCCACGCCGGGTAGGGTTTACGCACGATTCATCAAGCTCCAAAGCCATTTGACGGTCCTGGCTTTGGGGTTTCTTGCGGTCCAAGTGTTCGTGTTCAACATCAAAGACTTCTTTCAATGGATACCCGGCTTTGCCCGCTCTACGACTCTCTCCGGCCTGGTGGGCCTCGTGCTTTTTTTACTGCATTTGGCCGCCATCTGGTTTTGGGCCTATCCCCTCCACCGGCGCCTGACCGGTTCCATGGTCAGTCGACGCGCCTACGTTCAAGGTCAGTTCGGTTTTTATACGGCGCTTCTTCTGCCCTGGTTCTTCATCGCGCTCCTTTTGGACGCTCTGCAATGGGTGCCTCTGCCCCCCTTCTTTGCCTCGGACCTGGGACACCTCGTGCTCTTCGGCGCTGTTTTCGCCCTTTTTCTGTGCCTGGCTCCGCCGATCATTGTCCGGCTGTGGCGCTGTTCCTCCGTGCCTGCGTCCCCTTTGCGAGACCGCCTGGAAGCCTTTTGCCAATCCCAGAATTTTCGGCTCGGCGACTTTCTCCTGTGGCCCCCTCGCGGAGGAGAACACCTCTCGGCGGCTGTGCTCGGCATTCTGCCTCGATTTCGCTATATTCTCATCACTCGAGGGCTTTTGCAGCTCCTGAACGAACAGGAACTTAAGGCGGTGGTAGCCCACGAGATGGGTCACGTGAAACGGTTTCACGCCCTTTTTTATCTTTCTTTGTTCCTTGCCTACGCGGCCGCTTCCTACGCCCTGCACGATATGATCCTTCTTATGATCCTTCGGGAAAAATGGGCCCTTCACTGGGCGCTTTCCCAGGACACCTTTTACCGAAACCTTTTCAGCCTGCTCTACAGCCTTCCGGTCCTGGCCGTGCTTGTGCTTTACTTTCGCTATCTTTTCGGATATTTCATGCGCAATTGCGAACGCCAAGCGGACCTTTTCGCCCTGAAAACCCTTGGGGATCCTTACCCTCTGGTCTCGTCATTGCAAAAGATCGCGTTTCACAGCGGCCAGATCGATAATGTGCCCAGCTGGCATCACTACAGCATTCGAGAACGCGTGCATATGCTGCTTGCGGCCGCCGAAAACCCAGAACTCATGGCAGCCCACAACCGCAAACTGTGGCGATCCGCCGCGGTGTTTTTTCTCGCCTTGACCCTGCTGATTCACGGAGCCATTCAGTTTCGCTATTCCAACAAGGCGCAGGCATGGCGGCAGGAAATCCAGCTGCACATTTTGGAAGCGGAACTGCAACTGGACAAAAAAAAGCCGGAACTGTACATGGCCTACAGCGCTCTGCTCCTGCAGCGGCAGCGCTATCATCACGCTCGATTGATCCTGGAAGAGGGCTTGAGGCTGGCCCCGAATCACTCCGGCATACTGAACAACCTGGCATGGCTGTACGCCACGGCGCCTCCACCCTACCGGCATCCTTCAAGGGCTCTTGAACTGGCTTTACGTGCCGCCGCCATACAGCCGGATCCCTACGTGCTCGACACCTTGGCCGAAGCCTATTACGTCAACGGCCGCTACGCCGAGGCTTTGGAAACAATTCGGCGCGCCATCGCGCAAAAGCCCGAGAGATTGCGTTATTACGTGGAACAAGAAGAGAAGTTCAAGGACGCCCTAAAAAAGGTGCCGCCTTAA
- a CDS encoding dihydrodipicolinate synthase family protein, with amino-acid sequence MTDCRLRGLWCRLYIPDDLDAMDWPGFVAAAAPFVDGWVIDPPFWRLSERGVPLRAQDLETIPELIPRLPDYHPVAVRITGRDRAETLDNVHRLEQALEKDAHFSRLLWLDTPLYYHGNRGLPTLYQQLAVVSHRSFVLENDPHRVRPAKAWGRHVNLRTSVVKLLAANPRITGLIHHGSLKRVLTYAKAVVKRPDFGLMDGEERPFLEYPSTTGLVSITANVVPRLWKKLMDRKSLSARAQDTHGYMAVMKGLLKLLDAMDPEPVRTVPWALHHLGFLHEASPLPDDRARRLLRCLESAGH; translated from the coding sequence ATGACCGACTGCCGTCTGCGCGGACTCTGGTGCCGCCTCTACATTCCCGACGATCTAGACGCCATGGATTGGCCGGGGTTCGTCGCGGCCGCGGCGCCGTTCGTGGATGGCTGGGTGATCGATCCACCGTTTTGGAGGCTTTCCGAACGAGGGGTGCCCCTGCGGGCTCAAGACCTTGAAACGATTCCGGAACTCATCCCTCGGCTTCCCGATTATCACCCTGTAGCGGTGCGCATCACGGGACGTGACCGTGCGGAAACCTTGGACAACGTTCACCGGCTCGAACAAGCCCTGGAAAAAGACGCGCACTTCTCGCGCCTTTTGTGGCTGGACACACCTCTGTATTACCACGGCAATCGAGGACTTCCCACTTTATACCAGCAGCTGGCCGTGGTGTCCCATCGGTCCTTCGTCTTGGAAAACGACCCTCATCGCGTTCGGCCGGCCAAGGCCTGGGGACGGCACGTGAACCTGCGCACCAGCGTCGTGAAACTTCTGGCCGCCAATCCTCGCATAACCGGCCTCATTCATCACGGGTCGCTTAAAAGGGTTTTGACCTACGCCAAGGCCGTCGTGAAACGTCCGGACTTCGGCCTCATGGACGGTGAAGAACGACCCTTTCTGGAATACCCCAGCACCACAGGTCTGGTCTCCATCACGGCCAATGTGGTGCCGCGGCTCTGGAAAAAACTCATGGACCGAAAGAGCCTCAGTGCCCGTGCTCAGGACACTCACGGCTACATGGCCGTGATGAAAGGGCTTCTGAAGCTTCTCGACGCCATGGACCCGGAACCGGTGCGCACCGTGCCGTGGGCGCTTCACCACCTGGGGTTTCTTCACGAAGCCTCGCCACTTCCCGATGATCGCGCACGGCGGCTTTTGCGATGCCTTGAAAGTGCAGGGCACTGA
- a CDS encoding KpsF/GutQ family sugar-phosphate isomerase produces MNKRVSSRLRLGSPTPSSRDGNRTLSARDLVRIAKDVLHIEAEGLLTLMEHVDESFARAVEWIYASPGRVIVTGVGKSGIVGRKIVATLSSTGTPALFLHPVEAMHGDLGMVRSEDIVLALSNSGETDEINFILPSLRAIGTKIVAFTGNLDSTLARHCDLAIFTGVPREACPFGLAPTASSTAMLAMGDALAVALIKKRDFSVMEFRRYHPGGQLGQRLQSHVMDVMRRGDAIPMVSTDCLLMEAVRVMSEKGLGATLVVDADEKLTGIVTDGDLRRALERFVSVVNVRVSEVMTANPKALEPDRKVGEAIEIMEKHLVTVLPVIDAAHRIVGVLHLHDLLGKGQVRFSL; encoded by the coding sequence TTGAATAAGAGAGTGTCAAGTAGGTTGAGATTGGGTTCGCCAACGCCGTCTTCACGGGATGGAAACAGAACCCTGAGCGCTCGAGATCTGGTGCGGATCGCCAAGGATGTTCTGCACATCGAGGCCGAGGGGCTCTTGACCCTCATGGAGCACGTGGATGAAAGCTTCGCTCGGGCCGTGGAATGGATCTATGCCTCCCCAGGGCGAGTTATTGTGACCGGCGTGGGCAAATCGGGCATCGTGGGCCGAAAGATCGTGGCCACTCTGAGTAGCACCGGAACACCGGCTCTTTTTCTGCACCCCGTCGAAGCCATGCACGGGGATCTCGGCATGGTCCGCTCGGAAGACATCGTCCTTGCCCTTTCCAACAGCGGAGAAACGGACGAAATCAACTTCATTCTGCCCAGCCTGCGGGCCATCGGCACCAAGATTGTCGCCTTTACCGGGAATCTGGATTCGACTCTGGCCCGCCATTGCGATTTGGCCATCTTTACGGGAGTGCCTCGAGAAGCCTGCCCCTTTGGCCTGGCACCGACAGCCAGTTCCACGGCTATGCTGGCCATGGGAGATGCCCTGGCGGTGGCTTTGATCAAGAAGCGCGATTTTTCGGTGATGGAATTTCGGCGCTATCATCCGGGAGGACAATTAGGCCAGAGGCTTCAGAGCCATGTGATGGATGTCATGCGCCGGGGCGATGCCATTCCCATGGTGTCGACGGACTGCTTGCTGATGGAAGCCGTGCGCGTTATGTCGGAAAAAGGGTTGGGAGCCACCTTGGTGGTGGATGCCGATGAAAAACTGACGGGAATCGTCACGGACGGCGATCTGCGAAGGGCCCTGGAACGGTTCGTATCGGTGGTGAATGTGCGCGTCTCTGAGGTTATGACGGCCAACCCCAAGGCGTTGGAACCCGACCGAAAGGTAGGGGAAGCCATTGAAATCATGGAAAAGCACCTGGTCACCGTCCTTCCCGTCATCGATGCCGCGCACAGGATCGTGGGCGTTCTTCACCTTCATGATCTGCTAGGAAAGGGTCAGGTTCGCTTTTCTTTATAG
- the purF gene encoding amidophosphoribosyltransferase, with amino-acid sequence MKAHTIPFFNRNHQPSRREECGVFGVFGHEEAAKLTYFGLYALQHRGQESAGITTSDGCHIYDSKHMGLVSEVFKEDTLKSLKGHLAIGHVRYSTTGSSRLANAQPFVVLHKNEYYAIAHNGNLINAALLRRDLEREGTIFQSTMDTEVIVHLMARGLDDGLEQALTNALAKVKGAYSLVLCTRNTLIGARDPRGFRPLCLGQLNGSYVLSSETCALDLIEATYIRDVEPGEIVIIDRHGLRSIKPFARVPSAYCIFEFIYFARPDSTIFGQNVYSCRKRLGHLMAQETPIAADLVMPFPDSGTYAALGYSEESGIPLEMGVIRNHYVGRTFIQPSQTMRDFGVRIKLNPVREILRGKRVIIVEDSIIRGTTTRTRIKTLREAGAREVHMVVSCPPHRHPCPYGIDFSTKGELIAAQHSVEEIQAFIGLDSLAYLSLEGLLKGAGASLQNHPYCLACFTGDYPVAFHEEVRKDCFE; translated from the coding sequence ATGAAGGCGCACACCATCCCTTTTTTCAACAGGAACCACCAACCGAGCCGTCGTGAGGAATGCGGCGTCTTTGGCGTGTTCGGCCATGAGGAAGCTGCCAAATTGACCTACTTCGGCCTCTACGCTTTGCAGCATCGAGGCCAGGAAAGCGCCGGCATCACCACTTCCGATGGGTGCCACATCTACGACTCCAAGCACATGGGGCTGGTCTCCGAAGTCTTTAAGGAAGACACCCTCAAAAGCCTCAAGGGCCACCTGGCCATCGGCCATGTGCGCTATTCCACCACAGGATCTTCACGGCTGGCCAACGCGCAACCTTTTGTCGTTTTACACAAAAACGAATACTACGCCATCGCCCATAACGGCAATTTGATCAATGCGGCACTTTTACGGCGCGACTTGGAACGGGAAGGGACCATCTTTCAGTCCACCATGGACACGGAAGTGATTGTGCACCTTATGGCTCGAGGGCTTGATGATGGGCTGGAGCAGGCTCTGACCAACGCCCTGGCCAAAGTGAAAGGGGCCTATTCCCTCGTTTTGTGCACGCGAAATACCCTCATTGGAGCTCGGGACCCTCGAGGTTTTCGTCCTCTATGTCTGGGACAGTTGAACGGAAGCTATGTGCTGTCTTCGGAAACCTGCGCTTTGGACCTCATCGAAGCCACCTACATTAGGGATGTGGAACCGGGAGAAATCGTCATCATTGACCGTCATGGGCTGCGATCCATTAAACCCTTTGCGCGGGTTCCCAGTGCCTATTGCATCTTTGAATTCATCTACTTTGCCCGGCCCGATAGCACCATCTTCGGCCAGAACGTCTACAGCTGCCGCAAGCGCCTGGGGCATCTCATGGCCCAGGAAACCCCCATTGCGGCGGATCTTGTGATGCCCTTTCCCGATTCCGGCACCTACGCGGCCCTGGGGTATTCCGAGGAATCGGGCATCCCTTTGGAAATGGGGGTCATTCGAAACCATTACGTGGGTCGAACCTTCATTCAACCCTCCCAGACCATGCGCGATTTCGGCGTGCGCATCAAACTCAATCCGGTTCGCGAAATTCTTCGTGGCAAACGGGTCATTATCGTGGAAGATTCCATCATTCGAGGCACCACGACGCGAACCCGCATCAAGACCCTTCGGGAAGCCGGAGCCCGCGAAGTGCACATGGTGGTGAGCTGCCCGCCGCACCGACATCCCTGCCCCTACGGCATCGATTTTTCCACCAAGGGTGAGCTCATCGCCGCCCAGCACAGTGTGGAAGAAATCCAAGCGTTCATCGGCTTGGATTCCCTGGCCTACCTTTCTCTGGAGGGGCTGTTGAAGGGGGCGGGAGCGTCCCTGCAGAATCATCCCTACTGTCTGGCGTGTTTCACGGGGGATTATCCCGTGGCGTTTCACGAAGAGGTGCGAAAGGACTGCTTTGAATAA
- the carB gene encoding carbamoyl-phosphate synthase large subunit encodes MPKRTDIHKILIIGSGPIIISQACEFDYSGTQACKALREEGYQVVLINSNPATIMTDPEMADRTYIEPITPEAVAKVIERERPDALLPTLGGQTALNAAVRVAEMGVLDRFGVTMIGARVNVIKMAEDRQLFRDAMTRIGLRVPRSGIANSERDVLNIAEAIGFPVIVRPSFTLGGTGGGVAYNREELVELARAGLDASLIRQVMLEESVLGWKEFELELMRDHMDNVVVICSIENMDPMGVHTGDSITVAPAQTLTDREYQKMRDAAIAILREIGVETGGSNVQFAIHPRDGEMVVIEMNPRVSRSSALASKATGFPIAKIAAKLAVGYSLDELANDITRETKASFEPTIDYVVVKIPRFTFEKFPETEDLLTTSMKSVGETMAIGRTFKEALQKAVRSLEMGRFGLDEPWAQNSPEHREALRQALCRPNSKRLFQIATAFRLGFSVDEVHALTAIDPWFLEHIREIVEMEAALRSKRLTEHAEGMRLVKSWGFSDRRIAELLGSDEDSVQKLRQSLGVRPVYKLVDTCAAEFEAYTPYFYSTYEEEDEARPSSRQKVMILGGGPNRIGQGIEFDYCCVHAAFALRELGIESIMVNSNPETVSTDYDTSDKLYFEPLTREDVLHIVETEKPQGLIVQFGGQTPLNLAVPLERAGASIVGTSPNAIDLAEDRKRFQHLLHSLGLKQPENATALSTDEAVEAARRIGYPVVVRPSYVLGGRAMEIVYDEPSLRRFVDVAALVSPGHPILIDKFLEDAVELDVDAICDGEITVIGGIMEHIEAAGIHSGDSACVLPPVNLSRQMHEEVKRQTRLLAHGLGVVGLMNVQFAIQHNTIYVLEVNPRASRTVPFVSKATGVPLAKVATKVMLGHKLRDLGFDRERELRHVSVKESVFPFSRFPGVDILLGPEMKSTGEVMGIDRNFGLAYAKAQMAAGYTLPLSGTVFVSVHDKDKEAVVPIARAFHDMGFSLIATAGTRAFLTDHGVPARKVHKLAEGRPHVLDYIKNQDVHLVINTSFGPKTYSDAYRIRRATVFYNLPYATTLAGAKAMAQAVAALRQGDWHVRAIQDYLEEMSSKSP; translated from the coding sequence ATGCCCAAAAGGACCGACATTCACAAGATTCTTATCATCGGCTCCGGCCCCATCATCATCAGCCAAGCCTGCGAATTTGACTATTCGGGCACCCAGGCCTGCAAGGCTTTGAGAGAAGAAGGCTACCAGGTGGTGCTCATCAACAGCAATCCCGCCACCATCATGACCGATCCCGAGATGGCCGACCGCACGTACATCGAACCCATCACGCCGGAAGCCGTGGCCAAGGTCATCGAAAGGGAGCGACCTGACGCCCTGCTGCCCACCCTCGGGGGCCAGACGGCGCTCAATGCGGCCGTGCGTGTGGCGGAAATGGGTGTCCTGGATCGGTTCGGCGTGACCATGATCGGCGCCCGCGTGAATGTCATCAAAATGGCCGAGGACCGGCAACTTTTTCGGGACGCCATGACCCGCATCGGGCTCAGAGTTCCTCGAAGTGGCATCGCCAATTCGGAAAGGGATGTGTTGAACATTGCCGAGGCCATCGGATTCCCGGTGATCGTTCGGCCCTCTTTCACTTTGGGGGGCACCGGAGGGGGTGTGGCTTACAATCGAGAAGAGCTGGTGGAATTGGCTCGAGCCGGCCTGGATGCCAGCCTCATTCGGCAGGTCATGCTGGAAGAGTCGGTGCTGGGATGGAAGGAATTTGAACTGGAACTCATGCGGGACCACATGGACAACGTGGTCGTTATTTGTTCCATCGAAAACATGGACCCCATGGGTGTGCACACGGGCGATTCCATCACGGTGGCTCCCGCGCAAACCCTCACCGACCGTGAATACCAAAAGATGCGCGATGCGGCCATTGCCATTCTTCGAGAGATCGGCGTGGAAACCGGTGGCTCCAACGTGCAGTTCGCCATCCATCCCAGGGATGGAGAGATGGTGGTCATCGAAATGAATCCCCGTGTGTCGCGCTCTTCCGCTCTGGCTTCCAAAGCCACCGGCTTTCCCATCGCCAAGATTGCCGCAAAGCTTGCCGTGGGCTATTCCCTGGACGAACTCGCCAACGACATCACTCGAGAAACCAAGGCCTCCTTTGAACCCACCATCGACTATGTGGTGGTCAAAATTCCTCGGTTCACCTTTGAAAAATTCCCCGAAACCGAGGACCTTCTCACCACGTCCATGAAGTCTGTCGGAGAAACCATGGCCATCGGTCGCACGTTCAAGGAAGCTTTGCAAAAGGCGGTGCGATCGTTGGAAATGGGTCGTTTCGGTCTTGACGAACCATGGGCCCAAAACAGTCCCGAACACCGGGAAGCTTTGCGGCAGGCCTTGTGCCGCCCCAATTCAAAGCGACTTTTTCAGATCGCAACAGCCTTTCGCCTGGGCTTTTCCGTGGACGAGGTGCACGCGCTGACGGCCATCGACCCCTGGTTTTTGGAACACATTCGAGAAATCGTGGAAATGGAAGCCGCACTGCGCTCGAAGCGCCTTACGGAACATGCGGAAGGCATGCGCCTGGTCAAGAGTTGGGGCTTTTCCGATCGCCGAATCGCCGAACTTTTGGGATCGGACGAAGACTCCGTTCAAAAGCTTCGCCAAAGCCTTGGCGTGCGGCCCGTCTACAAGCTCGTGGACACATGCGCCGCCGAATTTGAAGCTTACACGCCGTATTTTTATTCCACGTACGAGGAAGAAGACGAAGCACGACCATCGTCCCGGCAGAAGGTCATGATTCTGGGTGGCGGCCCCAACCGCATCGGCCAGGGCATCGAATTCGACTACTGTTGTGTCCACGCGGCCTTCGCCCTCAGGGAACTGGGCATCGAATCCATCATGGTCAATTCCAACCCTGAAACCGTTTCCACGGATTACGACACCTCGGATAAACTCTACTTCGAGCCGCTCACGCGAGAAGACGTGCTGCACATCGTGGAAACGGAAAAACCTCAAGGGCTCATTGTGCAATTTGGCGGCCAGACGCCCTTGAACCTAGCCGTGCCCTTGGAACGGGCCGGAGCCTCCATTGTGGGAACGTCGCCCAACGCCATCGACCTCGCCGAAGACCGCAAACGTTTTCAGCACCTTCTGCACAGCCTGGGGCTGAAGCAGCCGGAAAACGCCACGGCCCTTTCGACCGATGAGGCCGTGGAAGCGGCGCGTCGCATCGGGTACCCGGTGGTGGTACGACCCTCGTACGTGCTGGGCGGACGTGCCATGGAGATCGTCTATGATGAACCCAGCTTACGCCGTTTCGTGGACGTGGCGGCCTTGGTGTCGCCGGGACATCCCATCTTGATCGACAAGTTCCTGGAAGATGCCGTGGAATTGGACGTGGACGCCATCTGTGACGGAGAAATCACGGTCATCGGTGGCATCATGGAACACATCGAAGCCGCCGGCATACATTCGGGAGACAGCGCCTGTGTGCTGCCACCTGTGAATCTTTCCCGACAGATGCACGAAGAGGTCAAGCGCCAGACGCGCCTTTTGGCCCACGGGCTGGGCGTGGTGGGGTTGATGAATGTGCAGTTTGCCATTCAGCACAACACCATCTATGTGCTGGAAGTGAACCCTCGAGCTTCGAGAACGGTGCCTTTTGTGAGCAAAGCGACCGGTGTGCCTCTGGCCAAGGTCGCCACCAAAGTCATGCTGGGCCACAAGCTTCGAGATCTGGGGTTTGACCGGGAAAGGGAACTGCGCCATGTGTCGGTTAAAGAATCCGTTTTCCCCTTTTCTCGCTTTCCCGGTGTGGATATTCTGTTGGGGCCGGAAATGAAATCGACCGGAGAAGTCATGGGGATTGACAGAAATTTCGGGCTGGCTTACGCCAAGGCGCAGATGGCGGCCGGCTACACGCTGCCCCTTTCCGGGACTGTATTTGTGAGCGTCCACGACAAGGACAAGGAGGCGGTGGTGCCCATCGCTCGTGCGTTTCATGACATGGGCTTTTCCCTGATCGCCACGGCGGGCACGCGCGCCTTTCTCACGGACCACGGCGTGCCTGCCAGGAAGGTTCATAAACTTGCCGAAGGCCGTCCTCACGTGCTGGACTACATCAAAAATCAGGACGTCCATCTGGTGATCAACACGAGCTTTGGCCCGAAAACGTATTCCGATGCCTACCGGATTCGACGCGCGACCGTTTTTTACAATCTTCCTTACGCCACCACTTTGGCCGGAGCCAAGGCCATGGCTCAGGCCGTGGCCGCGCTGCGTCAGGGAGATTGGCATGTGCGAGCGATTCAGGACTATTTGGAAGAAATGTCATCGAAAAGCCCTTGA